Genomic DNA from Urocitellus parryii isolate mUroPar1 chromosome 5, mUroPar1.hap1, whole genome shotgun sequence:
AGATAAATTTTGATTGATTAAGAATATcaaattttgcttcattttcttcaacATAATTATCTTTTCTCaacatttaattttctatgtaTCTTTATCATTAATGTATAGCACCTACACATAGTATACacataacattaacactaattataccatttaatatttacattcttatttacatttctgatattctcttttgctcttctgcttaaatattataacaaaacaaaaagtctcaTATTGTTTCAttgctttgtaaattttttcCTATAACTGGAACTCTAGACAAAATAATTATAAGTTTAGATTTTTGTTGGTATTATGTATATCATAATAAATTATCAATGATAAGTATGctctaattttaagaaaaacttttgTGTGATATTACTTATATCTGGTTGTTATTTATAGGTCCAAATAGCATGTAAGAATGTACATTTAAGAGAACATATTATTAaagaacatataaaatttaaataatgtgtatattttaaaaattcaggcatacagcaaataaaattttttttcaataacctAACAGAGCCCTTTGTGTCCTCAATTTTGAGAATATGGGATATGGCCACAGTGTTCATCTTTTCAAAATCTTGGTAGGCAGTCAATAAACATAGTcacaattttaaacaaattctgtaaaaataatcatatttatctGAAGTTAATCTAACAACTTTTCAAACTTCACATGTTATCAgattcaaagacagaaaaagcAGTTTGAAATACACTTTGTCAAACTGTGGTTGAATTGCAAGTATTACTTTCTTATGAACTtatgtttggaaaaaaacaacaaaaacataaaaatgaattgtataaaaatgaattctgcaTATGAATTTGCAAAAAAGTATATTGTATGCTTTACTATTATCAGTTGCATAACAAAATTTATATCTTAGCATTTTTGTGGACGGACATTTCATTGTTCAACATTTAACAGCATATCTTTTCTCTATTCCCATATGCACTAAAGGAGCTGGACTTTCTGCATACCATATTGCTTCAGTCATATCTACATCAATAGGTACAAAGCAAACTCACACTTACACAGAATCACCAAAACAACtagtaaaaaagtaaaaggacttttcaagcaaatagaaacaaaaacataattctGGAAGGGCTCAAAAATTCACCTCTATGAGGCTTAAGAAGAAATTCCAGTGAATATATCAATTCTAAAGGAAATTGCTATCAATTTAGCAGAACACTTCTTGCAATCTCATGAAGTCAATATTTTGGCCAAGATATGtgatgttttaaatattcatactCTCAGTATAAATgtgttaattttcatttgtttttcattatgtatACCATTGTTTCCATAAAGCCTTGTTAGAAAAACTCATTGTTtttaaggaggagaaaaaaataactaaagcaCTGAGAATTTCACTGAATAGGAAGGCAATGTTCCTTTTGTAAATGAAATAAGTTCACATGTAGATGCATGGCTATACAAGAATATTGCAAAGTGGTTAATGATGAATATGgaacaaaattttcttcttacatATTTAAAGCTATAACTAACAACCTCTTAAAGAAAGGGGTTATAcaaaagagagaatattttaaacatttctaatcCCACACCTTCCAGTGTGTCAAAGattgtatgagagagagagagagagagagagagagagagagagagagagagagaacaaatataaagaataacaCAATATACACACTGAAAAACAATTTAAGGTATCATCAGTGTATTAGAATTTTGAGAATTGCAAGGATGATAGAATGCATAGGGGTTTAAAGTGCCACAAAAATATGACATCAAATCCAGCAAAACCAAAGACAAGACAGAGTcattccaaaaacaaacaaataaaacacacacacacacacacacacacacacacacacacacacacacacacacacacacagatcctcTAAGATGAAATCCAGGCTCAGAACtagcaaattaaaagaaaataatggataTGGGGCAACCATTAGTGTAGTTCATTTAAGATGTATCCTGCTGAGCATACTGGAACCTGCTATAAATATCAAAGTCATCCTTGCTATAACTTTGAAATTGGAGTCAAAGAGCACTAACCAACATGCACTACAACAATAAAGGATTTAATTCACAATGAAGACACAATACATATACACTAAATGGAATGAGACAATATGCATGATGTGAGAACCATTAGAGACAGGAAAATAGAAACATACTAGAATACATTAACTCAAAGAAGAGTTTCTTTTCGTACTCTGCTTATGGcctcagaaaaaataattttcagagtgACGTGATAATATTTGCTAAGCTTTGGATTGGTACTCAAAGGGAAAGTGATTCAATTGTCCTAACACCCAAATTCTGATAATTTTGTTAAATGTCATTCTCATTTTTATGACATCAAAATATTCatgctcaggggctggggttgtggctcagtcacagagtgcttgccttctatgaatgaggcactgggttcaatcctcagcaccacatagaaataaataaataaaataaaggtaatgtgtccatctacaactaaaaaaaaaaataaaaaaacccaaacatttaTGCTCAAGAAACTTTCAGGGcatatgaatgtaaaataataactatTCCAACTGAGATGGAAATGTAATGATGTTAAACACAACATTCAGGCAAAGGCAGTTGCTTAGTGAGTCGATGCCCAAATACAACAGTGTTGATATAGTATTGCATGGGACATTGTACTTAATGTCCAGGCAATGGATTTATTTACCATTAAAATTTACTTGACAAACATTCCTTGACAAAGTTCTTAAACGATTGTTTTACCTGCTGGTTCCTTAGGGAGTAAATAAAAGGATTTAACATTGGGGCAACAGAGGTATTGAGCACGGCTATGCCCTTGGTCAATGCTTCTCCTTCTTTGGCTGAAGTTTTGACATACATGAAAATGCAGCTTCCATAAGAAATGGAGACAACAATCATGTGTGAGGAGCAAGTGGAAAAGGCCTTTTTCCTTTGCTCAGCAGAAGGGATCCTCAGAATTGTCTTAATGATGAACACATAGGACAGAATCACTAATGTTAAGGTTGTAATGAGAGTTAATATGGCCAGGATAAATGCCAAGAGCTCTAGGAGGGATGTGTCTGTGCAGGAGATCAAGAGCATAGGAGAGGAGTCACAGGTGAAGTGGTCAATGATGTTGGAGTCACAGAAATCCAGCTGTAGTCCCATAATCACAGGTGGAAAGATGGTGAGAAAGCCAGCCAGCCAAGAACCAAGGACAAGCAGGGTGCAGACCCTGCTGTTCATTATTGTTGTGTAGTGCAGTGGCTTGCAGATAGCCACATAATGGTCATAGGACATAGTAGtcaaaaggaaaaattctgtTGAGCCAAGCAGTATGAGGAAAAACACCTGGGCCATGCAAGAATTATAGGAAATGGTCTTATCCCCTGTTGTTATGCTCACCAGGTATCTAGGAATAGTAACTGTGGTGAATGAGATTTCTAGGAAAGAGAAATTCCtaaggaagaaatacatgggtgTTTTTAGGTGCAAGTCTACCAGAGTGAAGGTGATAATTGTTAAGTTTCCAGTAATGCTCAGTATGTAggtgaaaaatagaaatagaaaaatgaaaatattgagcTTTGGGTCATCTGTTAATCCCAGAAGAATGAACTCAGTTGCAGATGTatggtttttcatttctttatttttgggtctaaaaataaaaaaaaaaataggaaggaaacaATTCTTTAATGAGTTTAGGACTACCTTTTCATCACATCTCCTGAGTGAGGAAACATTAAAGACCtgtaaaaaaacaataatttagcCACTAAGGTGTACCAAATTTTGAATGTATATATTagacaaatacagaaaaaaataaaatttgtgttatCTGCCTTATACATCACCAGTCATTTAAGTTATTCTCCTTCTAGGCTTAATATTTGCATCTGTATAAGAATTTTACACCTATCAAATATACtccactttctttaaaaaatctgatcATATGtgtgtagaaattttaaaatgtagaatatttatttattgtaaaattaGTATCCCTATTACCACAAGTACTTTTTATCTGAAGATGAAACTTTTTGACTGCTCATAAATTCTTCAGTTTTTCAAGGTATCTAACATCATTCAAATGTACAAAGAatcacttaataaataaataaggaccaTCAAAACCAACACATTatctaaagaaacaaatttatacttttacaaagtattaatttttttcttttgttaatcaaaaaaaaattatacctgtATAGATGATTTTCTGTGCACCAAAGTTGAATTTTGTAGGTTATACAatgattagaaaggaaaaaaaaataaatgaagcaagcAATAAAAATGCACTTACATTGAGATAATATCACGTGGTAGCAGTTGGACCGCTGAAACCCAAGTTGTAGGTTGCTTTCTTTGTGTCACATTTGATGCTTTACTTTTAGAGTTTTTCATGCACTTCTCAACTTGTGTGTACCTGTCTTACATAATGACAAACTTGTACAGCATATAAGTGGAATCTGAACACATGATCCTTGTTATATACATTGTACTTACTATTGAAATGACTCCAATAGAAAACCTATTTTTAACATCAGACAGACTCTGATGGAGGGGGCATAGCTTCAGGTACTGGTAGAAGTTGCTACAACCAGATGTAGGCAACACATCCAAAAATCCCTGGAATTTATGATCTAGGAAAAGAGTTTGTGACTTGATGAGAAACCTGTTGTCCTGGTCAGTGGCAGAAGCTCTGAGGGCACTCTCAAGTGGTTAATCATGGTAAAGTCTGTAAGCCTGAAACTCAGGGAGCATTTCAAATGTTGTCTTGAATAAAAGGGTCCCGGTACCAATTATTTAACAGCAAAAAATTGGACAGTTTAGAACTGCTAACAGGGTAGGATATGTGAGCGAGAGCTAGAGATAATGCTTTCCTGGAGTGTGGCAAAGCTGCACAgagtgaaagaatgaaagaaaaaaaaagaaaggagtgggaaagaaaaaaggaataagaaaaaaagagagaaagagaaatagaaagcaagaaagtgaaaaaaacaaaagaaggagtAAAAAGTGCAAACTTTATCagtttattatgaaaatacttaCAGAGAAGCAGGCAAGTAGGAGTTGATAAAGGTGCATATTTTGCTTCTGAGTTAAGTGTAAGTTAATTGATGAACTGGAGAGTGCTCATATCATgaatgaaaatcaagaatcaatagtTATGGAAAAGAGGTGAGctgcatataaaacaaaattgtgGGGACAATTACTACTAAAGGGCTATGCCAAGTTGTACGATCCAAGATTAAGTTTTTGGTAGTCTCTTGTTTCCCAAAAATCTATATAAAGAACAAAGTCTTGACCTGAGATACAAGAAaactttctaatatattttaCCAGTTTCTTATCAATTTTTGTAAGAAAGAtaggttgtaatttttttttttactttgttcacCTTCCAGTTAGAGAacttagttttataaatattctttcttaaataaGCCAGCTACTTTTGTCTGCTTATTTTTCTCCTCCACACAGACACAGGGGATTCTTATTGGAGAGcataattaaaatgtctttgGAGAGCATAGTACTGATGAGAGAACCCCAAAGAAAAGCTGAGTGATTTTAATTAGGGTTTGTAGAAATCATGTTTTTTCAACATCATATATCAGAGAAATATGCAATACCAGCAACAACAGTGACGACATGACAGTCTTGAATTAATTTGGACTTCCTGTTGtcaatctcattttctttcaacCTGAAAGAAATGTCTACCAAAATATAATCCCACAGcatggaaaatgtaaaaaaactgaaaagactaAGAGAAAGGGCCACAGAATTAAATTTGCAACTCAAATATTTTACTTGttgataaaaatatatcaagTGTAAAAGTTCTTGCTATAAAGAGTAATTTGTCTCACTTTGTTATTAAGGGgacaaatttcattaaaataataggaTATATTGGATTATTTCTACTGaaatttttaatactaaaataatatttccaatttagaaaatgttaaaatttttagcaaTGTAATATTCTTTCTGGTACATTTTCCAAGGATTTGGAAGGCACACCTCAGAGTGTCTTTTAAATTACACAGCTTGGATAACTACAAATTGCTGGATTGGTGACTACAGATAGATGCTTATATATGCCCTGATCAAGACAATAGTGTAGTTAAGATTctgttgaataatttaaaaacatggtCATTACAATATTCCATATTGAAGAGTTGAAGCAAAGTTTACAAAAATTACAGGAAAATAcaccaacaaatatttctttcccttatctctcaaaagaaaaagtagttcTTATGTCTGCCTTAGATCACTTactcttgattatttttttattattttgggtgCCAGCTCCTAGTGGGTTTAACTGTGTTGTGTTAAGGAACATGTGTTTTGTCCTGGCAATCACTTAAATTGCTCTGTAGGTATGTTTTGGAGTCTTGAGTTTTTCTAGTTTCCCTTTTTAACAGAGTATGTTTATATCTTTAGAAACTCTTTCTTACTTTGAATATTGGAAACAATTTCTTTGCTCTTCATTATGTTGCTAAGAAAAtctgagagggagaaaaaaatttctttgggtTGAGAAGAGTGTGGTTTTCTGATCTTTCTGAGCAggcagttaatatttttattcctcaaatatgatatttatattttcttctctgtcaGAGAAACACATTGGAATTACTTGAATTAATAGTTAAGTATCCTTAGTGTTGAGGTTCAAACATCATTTACTGAATCTTCTGTGTAATTAGCTTTGGCAAAGCAACTAAAATAGGCAGCAGCCAAAACACCTTCCTTGAGACAATAAGATAGTGATTAGGAACAAGTTACAGGGAAGGTGCTCATCTTAATGGTGGTGGGCTGGGGTCGGGGACCAGCCCAAGTCTGATTCAACTGCCCATTATACTTTCTAAGAATATAATTatctgttaataaaatattttattgaatccactatgataaaatatttgataaagtaTCTGGTACATGTGAAAATTCCAATTGACAAAAATTACTATGTATACAGAgatattataaaaacaatcattttgTTAATCAGAATTTACATTTGAAAACAGGAGAACATGTATAAGGTGGATATTATTTGTTCTATAAGCAAACAATGTTTCTCCCTATTTGTGTTTGTAGACTTGCAGATTGTTTcttctagttattcataaaatataaaataagttattGTAAACTACAGTATCCCTGTTCTATAGAATATTTTCTGTGTACTTGGGTACCAAGTACATTTACTGTGTACTTGGATACCACTTTTCTTACCCCATTATCTTCCTCATTGCCTGTTCTAGTAATCATTATTATACAATCTGAtcaacttaattttttaacattcacATATGAGAAAGAATACATAATATTTGTCTATCTGCatgtaacttattttattttgcacattGTTATCTAGTTATATTCATCTTGTGGCATATGATATCATTacttttatagctgaataatctCTCTTGAATTCTAATTCAAATAATAGGCTATTAGTGCACAAGAAATACTAATGAGTTTGTATGTTGGTTTTTTATCAttcaactttgctgaattaattttagTTCCAATAGCTTTTTAGTGGagttttgtgtattttctgtACATAAGAACATATTGCCTTACAAACAATGACAATATGATTTCCTCTTTACCAacttggatgccttttatttctttcttttgcctgattGTTCTTGCtagaataaaagtggtgaaatgaaattcttgttccagatcttagggAGAAAGCTTCcagcttttctccattcagtgtgGTTGCAACTGTTGACTTATTACatatagcctttattatgttaGATACATTAGTTTTTCTCTTACTGTATTCTGTTTTCATCATAAAGGGTTGTTGAGTTTGTTATCAAATGCCTCTTCTACATCTATTCAGGTGGTCATATGcttttgtccttcattttgttgattcTGATATcttgtttattgatttgcatattttgaaccatccttgcatccctggcaGGATTCCCACTTAAGAATGGTGAATAATCGGGgtggggttttggctcagaggtggagtgctctcctagcatgcatgaggctctgggttccatcctcagcaccacataaatataaaataaaaatattttgtccacctataactgaaaaataaacatatttttaaaaagaatggtgaataatctttttaatgtgttatgAGATTTAGCTTGCTAGTTTCTTTTGAGAATTATTGcatctatgttttttaaaaacatttggctgtagttttgttgttgttgttgtttcttgtctggttttgttatcagggaAATTAATGCTAGCATCATAGAATAAATTTGCAAGAATTTCATCCTCTTCATTTTTATGGAGCCACTTAAACAATGAAATCAATATTTCTTACATAATTAGTAGAAGCCATCTAGTCTTGGATTGTTCTGTGAAGGAAGATTTTATTTACTGTTACAATCTCAATATTCAATCTTGGCCtgttcagtttttctatttcttcatgattaaaTCTTGACAAGGTGTATGTTTCCAtgtacttctttccttttttctaggTTATCAATCTTTTGGGTATACTTGTTCATAATAATCTTTAATGTTTCTTAGCATTTCTTCAGTgccaattttaataatttcattttcatctctgattttgttTGAATATTCTCTTTTTGTTAGTCTTGCTAGGGAATTgtcaattttctttatctatttgaaGGAACAAACATAAGgtcttttgtgttgtttttgaaATTCTCTATTTCACTCATTTTGACTTAgatcattatttctttccttttactaattttgaattttgtttgttcttatttttctagtgcCTTGATATGCATAGacaaattctttatttaaggCCTTACCATTTTTGGAGAAGGTATTGTTTGTTA
This window encodes:
- the LOC144255004 gene encoding olfactory receptor 6C76-like → MKNHTSATEFILLGLTDDPKLNIFIFLFLFFTYILSITGNLTIITFTLVDLHLKTPMYFFLRNFSFLEISFTTVTIPRYLVSITTGDKTISYNSCMAQVFFLILLGSTEFFLLTTMSYDHYVAICKPLHYTTIMNSRVCTLLVLGSWLAGFLTIFPPVIMGLQLDFCDSNIIDHFTCDSSPMLLISCTDTSLLELLAFILAILTLITTLTLVILSYVFIIKTILRIPSAEQRKKAFSTCSSHMIVVSISYGSCIFMYVKTSAKEGEALTKGIAVLNTSVAPMLNPFIYSLRNQQVKQSFKNFVKECLSSKF